One Weissella ceti DNA window includes the following coding sequences:
- a CDS encoding amino acid ABC transporter substrate-binding protein, with translation MTTEMQKKRRNNIIWNTILVLILLLIGGGLWYKSTQKTDSWVNVNQRQKVVIGLDDTYVPMGFRDDKGHLIGYDVELAEAAFKKLGLVADFQVIDWSMKETELITQHIDVIWNGYTKNAEREEKVAFSDPYHETQQVLLVRENGVKNINDMKDKQLGVQTGSAGLTIFSAEPKVLKDKLKHKPIQYDTFDKAINDLQVGRLDAVLIDEDYAKYYLATEKLNAKLTTLATNYSKDSYGVGMRKEDKILREKLNKVLAELKSDGTEARLAEKYFGK, from the coding sequence GCAGAAAAAGCGCCGTAATAACATCATTTGGAACACCATTTTGGTTCTTATCTTACTGTTAATCGGTGGTGGGCTATGGTATAAAAGCACACAAAAAACTGATTCATGGGTGAATGTTAATCAACGTCAAAAAGTCGTTATCGGATTAGATGATACCTATGTGCCTATGGGATTCCGTGATGATAAAGGACACTTAATAGGCTATGACGTTGAATTAGCTGAAGCAGCCTTTAAAAAATTGGGCCTAGTTGCTGATTTCCAAGTCATTGATTGGTCAATGAAGGAAACTGAATTGATTACTCAACATATCGATGTTATCTGGAATGGGTACACAAAGAATGCTGAACGTGAAGAGAAAGTGGCCTTTAGTGACCCATATCATGAAACACAACAGGTTTTGCTTGTCCGGGAGAATGGCGTAAAAAACATTAATGACATGAAGGACAAGCAGTTAGGCGTCCAAACGGGATCTGCTGGTTTGACGATTTTCTCAGCTGAACCTAAAGTTTTGAAAGACAAACTGAAGCATAAGCCAATTCAATACGATACGTTCGACAAAGCAATTAATGATTTACAAGTTGGTCGATTAGATGCAGTGTTGATTGATGAAGACTATGCGAAGTATTACTTGGCGACTGAAAAGTTAAACGCCAAGTTAACAACCCTTGCGACGAATTACTCAAAGGATTCGTATGGGGTGGGAATGCGTAAAGAAGATAAAATTTTACGTGAAAAATTAAATAAAGTATTAGCAGAATTAAAATCGGATGGTACAGAAGCACGTTTAGCTGAAAAGTATTTCGGTAAATAA
- a CDS encoding formate--tetrahydrofolate ligase encodes MKSDIQISKEATLLPIDQIAQKAGLTMNEWEPYGRSKAKVWLDDEREQTADMGKLILVTSINPTPAGEGKSTVTVGLADAIAKEHNTMIALREPSLGPVMGLKGGATGGGYSQVIPMDEINLHFTGDFHALTSAHNTLAALIDNHLYQGNELRLDPRRVLWKRALDVNDRALRNITIGLGGPTSGVPREDGFDITVASELMAILTLSKTLDELQARINKIVIGYTYDKEPITVKELGVGGALTALLKDALKPNLVQTIAHTPTLIHGGPFANIAQGTNSILATRTALKLADYVVTEAGFGADLGAEKFLDIKVPLLEKHPDTIVIVATIRALKMHGGLAKSELTTPDLAALENGLANLGQHIKSMKRYGVPVVVAINQFTADTDAEMKLVKEYVAQFDVQAHVADVWGQGGDGATELASAVVKATNQPADYTPLYARDAPAEEKLQTIVETIYGGANVELSTKAQRQLKDFAKYGWDKLPIVVAKTQYSLSDDANRLGAPKDFTVHVREFVPKLGAGFLVALTGNILTMPGLPSDPAANHISVDAHGEIDGIF; translated from the coding sequence ATGAAAAGCGATATTCAAATTTCAAAAGAAGCAACGTTATTACCAATTGATCAAATTGCACAAAAAGCCGGCCTAACAATGAATGAATGGGAACCTTACGGACGCTCTAAAGCTAAGGTTTGGTTAGATGATGAACGTGAACAAACAGCAGATATGGGGAAGTTGATTTTAGTGACTTCTATCAATCCAACGCCAGCTGGAGAAGGAAAGTCAACCGTGACCGTTGGGTTAGCAGATGCTATCGCCAAAGAGCACAACACAATGATTGCTTTACGTGAACCTTCATTAGGCCCTGTTATGGGGCTGAAAGGTGGCGCCACCGGGGGTGGTTACTCACAAGTTATTCCAATGGATGAAATTAACTTACATTTTACAGGGGACTTCCATGCCTTAACTAGCGCGCATAATACGTTAGCGGCATTGATTGATAATCATCTATATCAAGGCAATGAACTACGTCTAGATCCTCGTCGCGTTCTATGGAAGCGCGCCTTAGACGTTAATGATCGTGCTTTGCGTAATATTACAATTGGTCTTGGTGGACCAACCAGTGGTGTTCCGCGTGAAGATGGGTTTGATATTACGGTTGCGTCAGAATTGATGGCTATTTTGACGCTATCTAAGACATTAGATGAATTACAAGCACGAATTAACAAAATTGTGATTGGTTATACGTATGATAAAGAACCAATCACAGTTAAGGAGTTGGGGGTTGGTGGTGCGTTAACAGCATTACTAAAGGATGCCTTGAAGCCTAATTTGGTGCAAACAATTGCGCACACGCCAACGCTTATTCATGGCGGCCCATTTGCCAATATTGCACAAGGAACGAATTCAATTTTGGCCACACGAACGGCGTTGAAGCTGGCCGATTATGTTGTGACCGAAGCTGGTTTTGGTGCAGACTTGGGTGCAGAAAAATTCCTAGATATCAAAGTGCCTTTGCTAGAGAAGCATCCTGATACGATTGTGATTGTTGCAACAATTCGTGCCTTGAAGATGCATGGTGGTTTGGCTAAAAGTGAATTGACAACCCCTGACTTGGCAGCGCTAGAAAATGGATTAGCCAACCTAGGACAACATATTAAGAGTATGAAGCGTTATGGTGTGCCAGTTGTGGTAGCCATTAATCAATTTACTGCCGATACAGATGCTGAAATGAAGTTAGTTAAAGAATATGTGGCACAATTTGATGTTCAAGCGCATGTCGCTGATGTTTGGGGACAAGGCGGGGATGGCGCCACTGAACTAGCGTCCGCAGTTGTTAAGGCAACCAATCAACCAGCTGACTACACACCGTTGTATGCTCGTGATGCACCAGCTGAAGAAAAATTACAAACAATTGTTGAAACCATTTATGGTGGTGCGAATGTTGAATTATCAACGAAAGCGCAACGTCAATTGAAAGACTTTGCCAAGTATGGTTGGGATAAATTACCGATTGTTGTTGCTAAGACGCAATATTCATTGTCAGATGATGCTAATCGTTTAGGTGCCCCAAAGGATTTTACAGTTCATGTTCGTGAATTTGTTCCTAAGTTAGGTGCCGGTTTCTTGGTGGCATTAACAGGAAATATTCTAACAATGCCAGGATTACCAAGTGATCCAGCTGCAAACCATATTTCAGTTGATGCACATGGTGAAATTGACGGTATTTTCTAA